The following are from one region of the Noviherbaspirillum sedimenti genome:
- the pilM gene encoding type IV pilus biogenesis protein PilM produces MGFFTKIKKNTGSLAVSFLDDGICAAHIKRSAAARPAVELLAFYPSSMPPSATQLEKIGKDLHADGFACATVLNPGEYQLLTVEAPNVPQEELKTAMRWRLKDMLDFHIDDATIDVMDIPGDSNAPVRSRSMYAVAARNQIIEQRQVLFAQAKIPLNVIDIPEMAQRNIAQLLETEGRGIAFLSFGAYGGLLTVTYAGELYLSRHIEANLPQLDAADESQKNEWFDRITLELQRSLDHFDRQFHFITVARLVLGPMAQGGASLQQYLASNLYLPVEQLDLDAVLDMSRIPELAEIESQQRYFFTLGAALRLEEKVL; encoded by the coding sequence ATGGGCTTTTTTACAAAAATTAAAAAAAATACGGGTTCCCTTGCCGTCAGTTTCCTGGATGACGGGATCTGTGCTGCGCATATCAAGCGTTCCGCCGCAGCCCGGCCTGCCGTCGAGCTGCTGGCCTTTTATCCGTCCTCAATGCCGCCATCCGCGACCCAGCTGGAAAAGATCGGCAAGGATTTGCATGCCGATGGCTTCGCCTGCGCTACGGTGTTGAATCCAGGGGAATATCAGTTGCTGACGGTCGAGGCGCCCAATGTGCCTCAGGAAGAGCTGAAGACGGCCATGCGCTGGCGCCTGAAGGACATGCTCGATTTCCACATTGACGACGCTACCATCGATGTCATGGATATCCCGGGCGACAGCAATGCCCCGGTGCGCAGCCGCTCAATGTATGCCGTCGCCGCGCGCAACCAGATCATCGAGCAGCGCCAGGTGTTGTTTGCGCAGGCAAAAATTCCCCTGAACGTGATCGACATCCCGGAGATGGCGCAGCGGAATATCGCGCAACTGCTGGAAACCGAAGGGCGCGGCATTGCCTTCCTGTCGTTCGGCGCCTACGGCGGGCTGCTGACCGTGACGTATGCCGGCGAACTGTATCTGTCGCGCCATATCGAAGCGAATTTGCCGCAACTGGACGCTGCGGACGAATCGCAAAAAAACGAATGGTTCGACCGCATTACGCTGGAATTGCAGCGTTCGCTCGACCACTTCGATCGCCAGTTCCATTTCATTACCGTTGCCCGACTGGTGCTGGGCCCGATGGCGCAGGGCGGCGCCAGTCTGCAACAGTATCTCGCATCCAATCTTTACCTGCCGGTGGAGCAACTGGATCTGGATGCCGTGCTGGATATGTCCAGGATCCCTGAGCTTGCCGAGATTGAATCGCAACAGCGTTATTTTTTCACGCTGGGGGCTGCCTTGCGCCTTGAGGAGAAGGTGCTTTGA
- a CDS encoding DUF6701 domain-containing protein translates to MKNMTRLHQSIKGVLFCWVVLMLLHVQSVQAAISFKAASSAAARTASISYSAMGSAVSAASGNVTVSLSGLVSSGDLLICQVESRDNVAHSMPAGWTMRYSLAGTPTHRASLFYKISGASEPNPLITHPGGSTIIARCLSFRGVDLGDPFDGSYAEKYAGASTTVGTGSMTTTFANTYLLFAAHLAGNMTLNTPSGWTRRIYSNSSLAMGTRIALYHKSQATAATVGPFTTTVSLPVESHGVLMALQPASTLTINVPAGTAAGDVMIAAVATVPSSVPIAGPAGWTLIQSQQQTSSNSSIVSTYYRVAGASEPASYSWTLSSSQAGAVAGILTYSGVVNVNPVDVSAVATTASSKDHVAPSITPTQAGAMLVTVHEFASASSWAAPAGMTRRVEILSRKANKDGVSMVMNDLLLGVPGATGTKTATASQNADRGATVSIALRAASSAPHHIQIEHDGAGVTCAPETVTVKACADAACNTLYTGGGVTGTLFPNGSGFAIGASGSTTGTVNPSAAGTDNLNATGLSPAPLGSPAVSCLNRVTGSASCSMVFSKAGLTLSLPNFPAATGTASATIKATDDSCSTASFKNKTVAVNFYSSYTNPSSGTAQVSINNTAISKSSASPTAISLNFDKNGIATFSVNYPDVGRVTLDATATDAGSTHGVGGFVAYPAGFTLSAIKRSSDNLENPAAANAAGAKFVQAGDNFSVTVTAKNALGDATPNFGKETSPESVKLSAALIVDPALTNNPGVNGAFDAFSDGVATGTAFTWNEVGIIKLTPRLASGNYLSTGVDIVGTVSGNIGRFYPHHFDVTLDPDPNARILNRADIACDGCTFTYMGERMDAQFALSAKAKNGDITQNYAGAYVKLNPAASGNPLRFGAVDTVAPSYLNGRLDTSVAASGSFSYGSADIVAPLTMTRAVRDGPYAALHIGVAPVDGDGVAMGAFDIDTDGVTGKDHASIGSTQMRYGRLRIGTAHGSELLALPLPVKVQYWNGMTFITNEDDSETVPVMTLDNYQRNLNSGETVPTAPTIVNGAGLMILSKPGANNQGSVDVGATSPTYLPANTGRATFGVYKGGAAIYMREMY, encoded by the coding sequence ATGAAAAACATGACTCGTCTGCACCAGTCAATCAAGGGCGTCTTGTTTTGCTGGGTGGTGCTGATGCTACTGCATGTGCAAAGCGTGCAGGCGGCGATCAGCTTTAAGGCCGCAAGTTCGGCTGCTGCGCGCACGGCGTCCATCAGCTATAGCGCGATGGGCAGCGCGGTTTCGGCCGCCAGCGGCAATGTCACGGTATCGTTGTCAGGATTGGTGAGTAGCGGCGATTTGCTGATTTGTCAGGTGGAATCGCGGGATAACGTGGCACACAGCATGCCTGCCGGCTGGACCATGCGCTATTCGCTGGCCGGCACACCCACCCATCGGGCCTCGCTGTTTTACAAGATATCCGGCGCCAGCGAGCCGAACCCGCTGATCACGCACCCGGGGGGCAGCACGATCATCGCCAGGTGTCTCAGCTTTCGCGGCGTCGATCTTGGCGACCCCTTCGATGGCAGCTATGCGGAAAAATATGCGGGTGCTTCGACGACGGTCGGCACCGGCAGCATGACCACCACCTTTGCCAATACGTACTTGCTGTTTGCGGCGCACCTGGCCGGCAATATGACCTTGAATACACCAAGCGGCTGGACCCGGCGCATTTATTCGAATTCGTCGCTGGCCATGGGTACGCGCATCGCCTTGTATCATAAATCCCAGGCAACTGCGGCTACCGTCGGGCCTTTTACCACCACAGTGTCGCTGCCGGTGGAAAGCCACGGCGTGTTGATGGCATTGCAGCCGGCATCGACGCTGACCATCAATGTTCCGGCCGGGACCGCCGCCGGCGACGTGATGATCGCGGCGGTGGCAACAGTGCCAAGTTCGGTGCCGATTGCCGGGCCTGCCGGCTGGACGCTGATTCAGTCGCAGCAGCAGACGTCCAGTAATTCCAGCATTGTTTCGACTTATTATCGGGTGGCGGGCGCCAGCGAGCCGGCCAGTTATAGCTGGACGCTCTCCAGCAGCCAGGCCGGCGCGGTCGCCGGCATTCTGACTTACAGCGGGGTTGTCAATGTAAATCCGGTCGACGTATCTGCCGTTGCGACAACTGCCAGCTCAAAGGACCATGTCGCGCCAAGCATAACGCCTACGCAGGCCGGCGCCATGCTGGTGACGGTGCATGAATTTGCCAGCGCCAGCAGCTGGGCCGCGCCAGCAGGCATGACCAGGCGTGTGGAAATACTTTCCAGAAAAGCCAATAAAGATGGCGTAAGCATGGTAATGAACGACTTGTTGCTGGGCGTACCCGGAGCTACCGGCACAAAAACAGCGACAGCATCCCAGAACGCCGACAGGGGCGCTACAGTCTCGATCGCCCTGCGAGCGGCGTCATCCGCGCCGCATCATATCCAGATTGAGCATGATGGTGCGGGAGTGACATGCGCACCTGAGACGGTCACCGTCAAGGCCTGTGCCGACGCGGCCTGCAATACTTTGTATACTGGCGGTGGAGTCACGGGGACGTTGTTCCCCAACGGCAGCGGGTTCGCCATCGGCGCCTCCGGTTCGACCACCGGCACCGTGAATCCGTCGGCCGCCGGAACCGATAACTTGAATGCCACGGGTTTGTCGCCGGCGCCGCTTGGCTCGCCGGCGGTGAGCTGCCTGAACCGGGTTACCGGTAGCGCCAGTTGCAGCATGGTTTTCAGCAAGGCGGGGCTGACATTGAGCCTGCCCAATTTTCCCGCCGCGACTGGCACAGCCTCGGCGACCATCAAGGCGACCGATGATTCCTGCAGTACGGCTTCTTTTAAAAACAAGACTGTCGCCGTCAATTTTTATTCCAGCTATACCAATCCGTCGAGCGGCACCGCGCAAGTAAGCATCAATAATACGGCGATCAGCAAGTCATCTGCTTCGCCTACGGCGATCTCCCTGAATTTCGACAAGAACGGCATTGCCACCTTCAGTGTGAATTATCCCGATGTCGGCAGGGTGACGCTGGACGCGACTGCGACCGATGCGGGAAGTACGCACGGCGTCGGCGGTTTTGTCGCCTATCCGGCTGGTTTTACCCTGTCGGCAATCAAGCGCAGCAGCGACAACCTGGAAAACCCGGCAGCAGCCAATGCCGCTGGCGCGAAGTTCGTGCAGGCAGGCGACAATTTCAGCGTGACGGTGACGGCCAAAAACGCGCTGGGCGATGCTACACCGAATTTCGGTAAAGAAACCTCGCCAGAAAGCGTCAAGCTGAGCGCGGCACTGATCGTCGACCCCGCTCTGACGAACAATCCTGGAGTCAATGGCGCCTTCGACGCATTTTCCGACGGGGTTGCGACTGGCACCGCATTTACCTGGAATGAGGTCGGCATCATCAAGCTCACGCCGAGGCTGGCAAGCGGCAACTACCTGAGCACCGGCGTGGACATTGTTGGCACCGTCAGCGGTAATATCGGTCGCTTTTACCCGCACCACTTCGATGTGACGCTGGACCCGGATCCGAATGCGCGGATTCTGAATCGGGCGGATATTGCTTGCGATGGATGCACCTTCACCTACATGGGGGAGCGCATGGATGCACAATTCGCTCTGAGCGCCAAGGCTAAAAATGGCGATATCACCCAAAATTACGCCGGCGCCTATGTCAAATTAAATCCGGCCGCGAGCGGCAATCCTTTGCGATTTGGCGCGGTGGATACGGTAGCGCCAAGCTATCTGAACGGGCGGCTGGATACCTCGGTGGCCGCCAGCGGTTCTTTCAGTTACGGCAGTGCGGATATCGTGGCGCCACTGACGATGACGCGCGCAGTGCGCGACGGCCCCTATGCCGCCCTGCATATTGGAGTCGCGCCGGTGGATGGCGACGGCGTGGCCATGGGAGCCTTTGACATTGACACGGATGGGGTTACGGGCAAGGATCACGCCTCGATTGGCAGTACCCAGATGCGCTATGGGCGGCTGCGAATCGGTACGGCGCATGGGTCAGAACTGCTGGCGCTACCGCTTCCCGTGAAGGTGCAGTACTGGAACGGCATGACCTTCATCACGAATGAGGATGACAGCGAGACGGTTCCCGTGATGACGCTCGATAATTACCAGCGCAATCTGAATAGCGGCGAAACCGTGCCGACGGCGCCGACCATTGTCAATGGTGCCGGGTTAATGATTCTGTCCAAACCAGGCGCAAATAATCAGGGAAGTGTCGATGTGGGCGCGACTTCCCCCACTTACCTGCCAGCCAATACTGGCCGGGCGACTTTCGGCGTGTACAAGGGTGGGGCGGCAATTTACATGCGGGAAATGTATTGA
- a CDS encoding prepilin-type N-terminal cleavage/methylation domain-containing protein — translation MSRFQTGFTLIEAVMVIAITGVIAAVVAVFIRAPVQGYLDSSRRAALTDIADTAVRRMSRDLHLALPNSVRNAAGSSCIEFLPTITGGRYRAEQDCSAGCSGDKLDFDAADTGFDVLSPMSSVPAVGDTVAIYNLGVPGADAYAGDNTAIISTPSAGHLAFSSKLFPFVSPGNRFQIIPAADSVVSYVCRDAGTDASGNGTGILYRYSNYATSATAAITCPVPPAATPILANRVSACNFVYASEVTSRAGLVSLQLSITENNETVRLYHEVHVNNVP, via the coding sequence ATGAGCAGATTCCAGACAGGATTCACCTTGATCGAAGCCGTGATGGTGATCGCCATCACCGGGGTGATCGCGGCGGTGGTGGCTGTATTCATCCGCGCGCCTGTGCAGGGCTACCTCGATTCCTCCCGCCGCGCGGCGCTGACGGATATCGCCGATACGGCCGTGCGCCGCATGTCGCGCGACTTGCATCTGGCGCTGCCCAATAGCGTGCGCAACGCTGCCGGATCTTCCTGCATCGAGTTTTTACCGACCATCACCGGCGGCCGCTACCGCGCGGAACAGGATTGCAGCGCCGGCTGCAGCGGCGACAAGCTGGATTTCGACGCCGCCGATACCGGCTTCGATGTCCTGAGTCCGATGAGTTCGGTTCCCGCCGTGGGCGACACGGTGGCGATCTATAACCTCGGGGTTCCCGGGGCGGATGCCTATGCCGGCGACAATACGGCGATCATTTCGACGCCAAGCGCCGGCCATCTCGCATTCTCGTCAAAGCTGTTTCCATTCGTTTCTCCAGGCAACCGCTTCCAGATCATTCCCGCTGCCGACAGCGTCGTGTCGTATGTCTGTCGCGACGCCGGCACGGACGCCAGCGGCAACGGCACCGGCATCCTGTACCGCTATTCGAATTATGCAACAAGCGCGACGGCGGCAATCACTTGTCCGGTGCCGCCGGCTGCGACCCCGATTCTGGCGAACAGAGTATCAGCTTGCAATTTTGTGTATGCGTCGGAGGTGACGTCCCGCGCTGGCCTGGTATCGCTGCAGCTTTCGATCACCGAGAATAATGAAACGGTCCGCTTGTATCACGAGGTGCATGTCAATAATGTGCCCTAG
- a CDS encoding type IV pilus modification PilV family protein produces MYTRRIGRDAHRQSGVSLIELVMFIVIVSVGVAGILSVMNVTTKSSADPLARKQALAIAESLLEEIELQAFTFCDPDDANATTAADASDCATTVQGFTSTPGESRDAEPRFDNVGDYGGFLMNPVRDIEGTTIAGLGGYEVSVALTQVGNSAFSLPNAGDAVRIDVTVTGPGDTSLTLTGYRFRYAPNAVP; encoded by the coding sequence ATGTACACTAGGCGCATCGGCAGGGATGCACACCGGCAGTCGGGCGTTTCCCTGATCGAGCTGGTCATGTTCATCGTCATCGTCAGCGTCGGCGTCGCCGGCATCCTGTCGGTGATGAATGTGACGACAAAATCCAGCGCCGACCCGCTGGCGCGCAAGCAGGCGCTGGCGATCGCGGAATCCCTGCTGGAGGAAATCGAACTGCAGGCATTCACTTTTTGCGATCCGGATGATGCCAATGCCACGACAGCGGCGGATGCCAGCGATTGCGCCACGACCGTGCAAGGATTTACGTCTACCCCAGGCGAAAGCCGTGATGCCGAGCCGCGATTTGATAACGTGGGCGACTATGGCGGGTTTTTGATGAATCCGGTCCGGGATATCGAGGGCACGACGATTGCCGGGCTGGGCGGATATGAGGTCAGCGTGGCGCTGACCCAGGTGGGCAACTCTGCATTCAGTCTTCCAAATGCCGGCGATGCAGTGCGGATCGACGTCACCGTGACCGGCCCGGGCGACACCAGTCTGACGCTGACCGGCTACCGCTTCCGTTATGCGCCGAATGCCGTACCCTGA
- a CDS encoding prepilin-type N-terminal cleavage/methylation domain-containing protein, translated as MKTAGFTLVELIMTMVIVGILSAVAIPRLFDRTTFDARGFSDQALSMLRYGQKLAIAQRRDVYVRLNGNSIALCFDAGCPDTASLVRAPAGANSGRPATLAACSNIASWFCEAPPSGLTYTSTHPQFFFSGLGKPYLPDDPVSNSSFTNLTLAISGDGVSHTIVVERDTGYVH; from the coding sequence ATGAAAACAGCGGGCTTTACTTTGGTTGAACTGATCATGACCATGGTTATTGTCGGCATTTTGTCGGCAGTCGCAATTCCGCGCTTATTCGACCGGACGACTTTCGACGCGCGTGGTTTTTCCGACCAGGCCTTATCCATGCTGCGCTACGGACAGAAGCTGGCGATCGCGCAACGCCGCGATGTCTATGTGCGCCTGAACGGCAACAGCATTGCACTTTGCTTTGACGCCGGCTGCCCTGACACAGCATCACTCGTCCGCGCTCCCGCGGGAGCCAATAGCGGCAGGCCAGCCACGCTGGCTGCCTGTTCCAACATCGCCAGCTGGTTTTGCGAGGCGCCGCCAAGCGGCCTAACCTATACCTCGACGCACCCGCAGTTTTTTTTCAGCGGGCTCGGCAAGCCCTATCTGCCGGACGATCCTGTCTCCAACTCCAGTTTCACCAACCTGACGCTTGCCATCAGCGGAGATGGCGTGTCCCACACAATCGTGGTTGAGCGGGATACCGGTTATGTACACTAG
- a CDS encoding type II secretion system protein has translation MKIPQKASGAESGFTLIELVMVIVILGILAATALPRFVNLSGDARIAAVNGVAGGMRSAVGIVQARYAATGNNASVEVLLQGQAVGSGVVVAASSGLPAGSANGIGRALTDANGITYDGPAGTATFQPASGGSATCQVVYAGATGAVTVTTTGC, from the coding sequence ATGAAGATTCCTCAAAAGGCATCAGGTGCTGAATCCGGCTTTACCTTGATCGAACTGGTCATGGTGATTGTCATTCTGGGCATTTTGGCGGCGACGGCGCTTCCGCGTTTTGTTAACTTGAGCGGCGACGCACGGATTGCAGCAGTAAACGGCGTGGCAGGTGGAATGCGTTCTGCAGTAGGAATCGTGCAAGCCAGATATGCTGCGACCGGCAACAATGCTTCCGTTGAAGTTTTACTGCAGGGGCAAGCAGTTGGTAGTGGTGTAGTGGTTGCTGCAAGCTCGGGACTTCCTGCGGGCTCGGCAAACGGTATTGGCAGGGCGTTGACCGATGCTAACGGAATTACTTACGATGGTCCTGCTGGCACTGCGACATTTCAACCTGCCAGCGGCGGTTCTGCTACCTGTCAGGTCGTATATGCCGGTGCGACTGGCGCAGTTACAGTCACCACTACCGGCTGCTAA
- a CDS encoding type II secretion system protein, which yields MRKNQNGGFTLIELVVVITILGILAAFALPRFAALQADARIAKMNGALASIKAAAVMAHSIQLTQNLAPNAAVTMEGAAGNVAMANGYPTSALASIGRAAGLVNDADVAIPGYVLPVPTGTVFTVRPDATHAACAITYTVPTGPGVAPTYSAAALTTANCQ from the coding sequence ATGCGTAAAAACCAAAATGGCGGTTTCACCCTGATTGAACTGGTGGTTGTCATTACCATTCTGGGCATTCTGGCGGCATTCGCCTTGCCAAGATTTGCTGCGCTTCAAGCTGATGCCCGGATCGCGAAAATGAATGGTGCGCTGGCATCGATCAAGGCGGCCGCGGTGATGGCGCACTCGATTCAATTGACCCAGAATCTGGCACCTAATGCTGCAGTCACCATGGAAGGTGCGGCTGGCAATGTGGCAATGGCTAACGGCTATCCCACGTCGGCACTCGCATCGATCGGCCGCGCTGCAGGCTTGGTGAATGATGCTGACGTGGCAATTCCGGGATATGTTCTTCCCGTACCAACTGGAACCGTATTCACGGTGAGACCAGATGCGACGCACGCGGCTTGCGCGATTACCTATACGGTTCCGACCGGACCAGGCGTTGCGCCGACGTACAGCGCTGCGGCGCTGACAACTGCAAACTGCCAGTAA